In Botrytis cinerea B05.10 chromosome 3, complete sequence, the genomic stretch TCCAATGAGTTAGGAATAAGAGCTGCTCCTTACTGCTCTTGCATCCGGATTTTTGGAGAAGTGTGTGCAATCAACGATGCTAGAATTAAAATCGAACATCGGACCAGATATACCCGAAGTGTACAAGCAATTCTTGATCAACGaccttttgattttggaagacGAACAGGTGGGGAATAATCGAACGAGGAAAGATTACCCTAAATTCATTCCTGTCAAACAAAATAATGACAGAATGAGGGGTGATGCATCGAGCTACATCTGATATATTCCGAATTAGAAAGACCAGCGTCTGACACTGTAATCGGTGAAAAGTTGTGTTAAAATGAGGCTCATAATCTTGACCTCCTGATGGTTGATAATTATCAGCTTGGTTCtacatcaattttgaattgcGTAATCTACTCATATGAGATGGGACAGAACCAGATGGTACTAGACTAAAGAGTTCGAAGTGCCCACTTCGAACTAATCAGGTATAGTGCTTGTTAATCACTTAGCATGGTACGGACAGCTACATCCAGCGGAAGGAAGATAATATCACGCAGTGAGGAGAGCCGAAAATAGGTATAGAAGTACCCGCACATGTGATATCATATTGTCTAACGTCGATTTTGACAGTTTGAAGGGTAGCGCATGAAGGCGATTATCTCCTGGTACGAGAGAGACTTAGGAGTCGCATCGCAGTCGCACCTAATAATGCTTCGATCGAGATGCATGATCTGAACGATGGTCATAGAAGGGACCAACTCCATTTCAAAAATAGGGGCTAGACTTGGCAAGAAATTCCATGTCTCGACACGATATCATGCAGTGTGCTTCACTTGAAACGGGGCTAGAAAGCCCCGGAAAGAGCGCATGAGCTTTTAGTCAGAAAGCACAACGGCACTCTCACTTCCCTACACTCAGGATACTCTTATTGTAGGTCTCAGGTTACAGTATGGCTTATTAGATACCCGGCTTCAGTTTCTTGCAGAATGAAGAGGATAGTCCTAGGCTTGAGTTGAAAAAGTTCTGATCGGGGAAGCGAGCTTCGAACTAAATTTTGGAGGATATGTGCAGTAGGGTATGAATAGGTTTCAAGTTTTATACAGCGaaaatataaacatacaCATTGTGGATATGTGCATCAAACCATCCCCCAAATTTTTAATGCCGCCAATGCACCATGCTCGATTCCATCAAAGTTTGAACGCCGTCTCCCTTGCCTTTTCCAATTCCGGTTTTGATCTATTCTAAAAATGTGAAAAGATTTGTATGCAATATGTTCATCGCGCGTGTGGCTTCGTAAGCGTCTATGACACAAGATATGTTGATCTCACTCGCCCCTGAATGTCGCTTGTTAGTTGTCGAATTGCTACATGGGACGGAGATTCTAAATTTACCCTGAGATATCATTTCGATATTGACGTTATTTTCTCCAAGAGTGGAAAACATCTTGCCAGCAATTCCCaccatatttttcatttccgaTCCCACCAGACTGAGGATCGCCATTTCATTGAGGATGCTAACTTCGCCGCACTCTTGCAGCTCCGCTTTGGTACTCTGCATGTCTTCTGCAGAGATGTACGCAGAATGAACAGCCATGGAAACATGGACCTCACTGGTAGAGATAAGATCTACAGAAATTTGTCGGCTGTCCAGTATGGAAAATACCTTGGCAAAGAATCCGTGCGAAATCGATCTCTTATTCGAATGTACGTTGATAACGGAGATCTTATCCTTGATAGTAACAGCCGTAGGGCGCTTAGGCGTTTTCTTCGAACTTACAGGACTTGGGCTTCTTGCATGGGTGTGCTGCGAAGGTTCTAATATAGGATCGGGAAGAATGATTGTGCCGTTTCCCTGTGGGTTTTTAACGTTCTTGATCCGAATCTTGATCGGTGGGGTCGCTCGGATTACTTGGTCCATAgtgagatgatggatgaccTCGGAGCCGTAAAATGTTAACTCTGCCGCTTCGGATGGTGTTATAGTGGACAAAAGTCGGGCGGTTGGCACTTTCGAAGGGTCTGCAGTGAATATACCATCAACTTCTTTCCATACCTGCAATTCTTCTGCCGCAACTCCCACAGCCACCAATGCCGCGCAAAGATCTGTATATCCTCTTCCgatttctccatccatcaaaccACCTGGAACGGTTCCAAAATATCCAGTGAGAATTGGCACTCTATCCTGACAAGCGTCAATTTTCTCTTTTATCGCCGCAGCCACGTCTCTGTAAAACTCCAAGTTCATCCCCTTTGGAGTCTTGAAATGAATAGCATCCGAGAGGTCTACATATTCAGCGTCGACTCcctataatatatatcgtAAGCACTGCGCAATTGAAATGCTCATTATAGCCTACCCTGTCTTGTAATAAAGCTGCCACAAATCTACAGCTAAGTTTTTCCCCAAAGCTGACCAGACGATCCTTTGATCTCGAATCAATTTCTAGATGCCATCGTTCAACAGCCAATCGATATTCCTGTATCTCCTTACACTCCGTTTCAATGTCCTTTGCGAGCCTCGAGGCTATAGCCTCATCTTGTATATGTGACCTCGCTGCTGCAATGTGATCGTCACGAATAACGTCCACCAGTCTCTCGTATTTGCTAACTAAGCTCTTGTACTGGTCCGATTCCGAGTCTTTTAAAGAATTGACAGATTGGAGGACACCGTGTATTTCCAATAATCTGCAAAGGCCAGAATTAGTATATCCTCGCATGCGCCATCCTCTTTGATTTCGATGATCCTCACCGACTCGTTGTGCCCTCGACCTTCTTCCCAGTACTCCTCGCGGAACAGACAACTGCGATTCTATGATGTTTTAAGCTTGCACTGAATGCCCAATTAGTTTTGAATCGCAATGATTGGCAATGTTCCACAATCCACCTACCGAACAATGTCTTCCGCGATATTCACAGCGAACTTGCCTACACTTGTGCCGCCAAATTTTTGCACTACCCAGCTTCTGTGACTGTCATTGTGGTTCAAAGAATTGGATATTAACGGTGAAGCACCAAGATGCCCGTTGCACTGAACTTCAGTCGTCATTGTCCAAAATTGTCTGTGAATGATTCAAATGGATTGCTGCAAAGTTAATTAGTTATAAAGTTGAAATCATTGACTATGCTATCTGAGGTGAAATGTAAGATAAGATGTAGAAGAGTTTAGGAagcattgaacattgaataAGTTGAAAAGAGTCATACCAGGCCTATGTTTAATTCATTAGTAGAAACAATTATTTTCGAACCTGCATCGGCATGATATCGGAGCAAGTCAATGCGGGACCACAGTGCAATCACGTCAGCGGTCAGTTCCTTCCTTCAATCAAGTCTTTATCATTAGCGAGCTTATAGGGAAAATAGGTCGGAGCTAACACGATAAgaatttgatggagaaaCAGAAAAAGGGGGGTAAATTCAAGGCTGATCTGGGTTCGAAATGCatatatgtacatgtacCCAGGTAGGTATCAAATGATTTTGGTTATATTCTTGATAGTCGTTCGAGTCTATATTGGAACCAAGATAACACCTAGGTTGGTTAGGTATTGCGTGATGttattctttttcataaAGAGAATACTTGAGTAGTTGTTTCATTCATCAACACAACAAAAAGCCATTCAAGTACCATTTGTTAAGACTCAACCTTTCATTGTTTGAAGAGGAATGAGGAATTACTTCTGAATCTTTCAACATTAGAAAAGACATTAGACGCACCGAGTCAGTGAAAGTGTTAAGTTCTAGACTTTCGAAATAGTTGTAGTTTAATGCTCGATATAATTGACTGAAAGGGCATTATTACATCGACTTTCTTCGAGCCAAGTAGTATTagatcatatatataaaccAATTTTCATGCCCTTTCCGTCCTTCTCGCCATTATTCCCCGTTATTGATAATTACAAAAGAATAGCCCTAGTCTTTGCACGGAAACGCCATCAAAACCAATACTCCAAATATTTTTGGAGCCAAAACCGTCAATAGTCCAATTAGCGAAAAATACTCAAATCGCCATAGTAAGATAATCAAGACCATCCCAAATATACACCAGGTATCCACCCATTCTACAGCCATTCGTTTAATCGTTGGTCgttaaaaaaaatcatcctTTCCTGTCACATTATCCAACCCCCAACCTTTGACCATCCATTGCGCCGCAAATCTGACCCAAATTCTCAAGATTTGGAGTTACATTCAAACTCAAGACATACCCCCCTGTGATATGGCATGAAGAGAATTAGATTCCATCGACGCGTGCCCATCATCTTGACCGAACCCATATTTTCCCATAGAAAATTCATCATCGGGTGTCCTCATTCCAATCCCACTATCATCGTGACCAGCAGCTGCATTCATAGCAGCCTCTCTTGCAAGGTCCATTGGTCGAGGACCCGAGACGCTTCGCTCACCATTTACTCCACGCCCAGCAAACTCATCATTTCCACCACTGTATCGACCCTCTTGCTGGCTATTTCTCCGACTTGCAGCGGGATTTCTAGGCATGTTGCCTATCACACTTTGAATGGTTTCACGCTGCATAAAGCCTCCTTGTTCGGCCATGAATGCAATCATTTCGTCTAGCCAACATTTAGTGACCCACCAAGCACCAAAACTTTTACCTTGGGCAATTGTGAGGTCTCGCATCACGGCTGTGCCAATCTTTTGGACACACCAAACAATTTCTGCATGTGTAGCATACGGAAATTTGCCAGGCAGAGAGAGAAGCATATTTACCCAACGATCGAGAACATTTTCTGTGGTCGGGTCAGCGTGGACGCTCGCTTGTCGTTGACGGCCCATCCGCGCAACCATTTCTCCAAAAGGAGTTTGACCTTCCGTCTCCCACGATACCTCGCTTGGATCGAGAAGATCACGTAGTTCCGTTATCAAAAGATTGACCACGTCATCCATCCCTCTCGTAGGCACACTTTCCGCAACCTTTCTTATATTGACCATAGTTATAAAGTCCTCATACATTGTATCACGATTGTAAGGATTAGATAGCATATTCGCTGCAGCATGAGCAGTTAGATTCACTCTCAATTCTTTGTCCAAGAGGCTCGCAAAAGTTGTAGCCGGCCCGACCTTCGCCTCGATAACATGTGCTGGCTGACCGTGgaatgaattttgaatgtgTGTAACTAGACGGTCGGAGATATTGCGTAATGTATCCAAAACGACTTTAGGCACAACTTGAAGTGTTAGAGGCGCCACGACGCGCATCATACTTTGGTACATAATTATATCGCACTGGTTGATCCACGGTGCGAGTGCTTTGTCGGCAAACAACTTTTGTACAGGCATAGTCAAAGTACCTTGAAAAGCCGTAAAAAGGTGGAAAAATGTTTTCTCCTTGCAGAAGCGTACTTGTTCAACAAGGGAAGTGCAATGAGAGCGATAAAGCGCAGATAATGCAAGTGCTGAATCTGAATCAGTGCCAGTGGGCAAGAAGGGTTGGATCTTGGGAAGCAAAATAGCTCCATATTCTTGCATGGAAGGTTCCCCTAAGGGTGCAAAATGAAGAACCTGGGGTGTCTTTGTTGTACATTCGAGATCTGCAAGCTTCGCAACCACTGGATGGGTGTAGAGGCTATGAGGTCTAATGAATCCTCCCGATCGTTGTTTGCGTTGTTCAGGTTCTTGAGCAATTGCGGGAGACGGAAACGGAGCTCGATCAATTGGGTATTTGACGTCCGGGTATTGAATTTGCGATGTCATACTTTGACTAATCAATTAGCGATGAGTGAATACagagggaaaagattgatatacTTGAAACTTTGAGCAAAATTTGCATCGTTAAAGTTTGTAATAGGTTGATGAGTTTGAGTCTCGTGCAGTTGTGGCTGGTCATCCCTCAGACTGAAATTTACGTAGTGATATTTAGATTCACCGCGCACACCAAGTCGCCGCGTCTTCAAGCCTGGAAAAAGTACACGAACGAGTTTTCCAAAAGATGCCGGATTCAATACTGTTACCTTTTCTGTACCGCATCTCGAAACGTAATTTGCGTAAACACGACCTCTTGGTACAGACCCCGTACCTTTATCACAAACTTTGTTGATCCTAAAAGGGCTTTGTTAACACGATTCAAAACTCCGTTACATGATGCACCTACCAGAGCATAGCAAATACTTGTCTCTGTCTTTCCGATTGTGGTCCTCTTTCATTCAAGAGAAGTTCCGCAGCAATGTCTTGTAAGGAGCGGTGTTTGTTTGCGTGAAATAATTGTCTCATTTCTAACTCATTGGCAGCGCTTGATCTCGAGGCTTTCTTTGTCGCTCCAGTTGCCCCGACTATAGAATCTACCTCGTCTTGCTCATCACTGCGACCTTCTAGAACCTGACTATCCCCCTCTCCATAATTTTGAGCGTAGTTATCCATTGGTATAGATTGGCGCCCATTTTCAGGCCTATATTGCACTTCCGAATGGTACGATTGTATGCTGTGATTCGAGACGCCATTGAGAGAATGCTCCATGTCAAAAGATCGGGGATTTTGGAGCTGCGAAGCACTATGCATGACCATGTCTTCGGCTGACAATTGCGGAATATTGTTATGTTGTTGATTGGGGTTATTATCATACCACTGCGCCGGATCCATATATTGCTGCTCCAGTACCGGTTGCGCAAGTCCGCTATGGACGCTTGTTGTGGAAGCTCGAGATTGAGGACGTTTACGAGGTTTAGCGGACATAGAAGTATTAGATCTCGATCGTTTGACAGGATTTTTTTCTCCGGGTGGTTGTTGATCTTCAATATTCCAAAGAAGTTAGAATACAGACACACATTGGAAGATTTCGCGCATTGTAGCGCGTCATGTGTAGAGAAGAGTATCATCACTTACCCATAATTTTCATGCGAGGTTGTTGTTCGTGGAGTCGGAGAAAATGGTCGGAAAAAGTGGCTGGGGCTTTGTTTATTCTGCGATGTGTACCCTTTCTTGACTCGATTCTGGTCTTTTATGGACCTTCTAATGCTCTGATGCCAATCCGATCCTACGATATGGATACTTACCGATTGAAAGGAGAGCAGGCCGTTGGCGTTGTCGTCCTTTGTCGTGATATGTTTTTTGAAAGGTTGATTCCAATTGTTTACGAGGTCTTGAGGTATTCCGGTTAACGGGGAAGCAGAACCCAGGCCAGATTAGGATTAGCACAATGattattgatgattggaggattcacaacaaaacaaacatcATTTTTGAGGATGAAAGGGAAGAATTGGTTACTTCGGATGGGCAAGAGTAggtatgggatgggatgggatgggatggtagTGGTACGGCCACTCTTTTCTGACAGCATGCATTCAATCGTTGTTgcattatttatttttatatgcCTACTGTAATCTGTTCGcattctttccaattttaATTTCCCTCATGCTGGCGGTGAACTCGGAGACTCGACTTTTCTCTGCTCACTCATGCAAAGCAATGAAAAATGTCTTGAAGGAAAGTGATGATAACAAGTATGCATCTTGTGTGATTTAAGACTTgtcaaaatcattcattgTTACAGAAACGTATGGCAGAGTTTCATCGGCTTTCATCTGGCTGGAGTACGTACTTCAGAGACGAAGAATCGTTTGCGGATGCTTCAATGCGAGAACCCATGAAGAGCAGAAAGCAGATTGAGATATAAGAACAACCTCTTCG encodes the following:
- the Bchom3 gene encoding Bchom3, which translates into the protein MTTEVQCNGHLGASPLISNSLNHNDSHRSWVVQKFGGTSVGKFAVNIAEDIVRASLKHHRIAVVCSARSTGKKVEGTTSRLLEIHGVLQSVNSLKDSESDQYKSLVSKYERLVDVIRDDHIAAARSHIQDEAIASRLAKDIETECKEIQEYRLAVERWHLEIDSRSKDRLVSFGEKLSCRFVAALLQDRGVDAEYVDLSDAIHFKTPKGMNLEFYRDVAAAIKEKIDACQDRVPILTGYFGTVPGGLMDGEIGRGYTDLCAALVAVGVAAEELQVWKEVDGIFTADPSKVPTARLLSTITPSEAAELTFYGSEVIHHLTMDQVIRATPPIKIRIKNVKNPQGNGTIILPDPILEPSQHTHARSPSPVSSKKTPKRPTAVTIKDKISVINVHSNKRSISHGFFAKVFSILDSRQISVDLISTSEVHVSMAVHSAYISAEDMQSTKAELQECGEVSILNEMAILSLVGSEMKNMVGIAGKMFSTLGENNVNIEMISQGASEINISCVIDAYEATRAMNILHTNLFTFLE
- the Bccpcr1 gene encoding Bccpcr1 codes for the protein MKIMDQQPPGEKNPVKRSRSNTSMSAKPRKRPQSRASTTSVHSGLAQPVLEQQYMDPAQWYDNNPNQQHNNIPQLSAEDMVMHSASQLQNPRSFDMEHSLNGVSNHSIQSYHSEVQYRPENGRQSIPMDNYAQNYGEGDSQVLEGRSDEQDEVDSIVGATGATKKASRSSAANELEMRQLFHANKHRSLQDIAAELLLNERGPQSERQRQVFAMLWINKVCDKGTGSVPRGRVYANYVSRCGTEKVTVLNPASFGKLVRVLFPGLKTRRLGVRGESKYHYVNFSLRDDQPQLHETQTHQPITNFNDANFAQSFNQSMTSQIQYPDVKYPIDRAPFPSPAIAQEPEQRKQRSGGFIRPHSLYTHPVVAKLADLECTTKTPQVLHFAPLGEPSMQEYGAILLPKIQPFLPTGTDSDSALALSALYRSHCTSLVEQVRFCKEKTFFHLFTAFQGTLTMPVQKLFADKALAPWINQCDIIMYQSMMRVVAPLTLQVVPKVVLDTLRNISDRLVTHIQNSFHGQPAHVIEAKVGPATTFASLLDKELRVNLTAHAAANMLSNPYNRDTMYEDFITMVNIRKVAESVPTRGMDDVVNLLITELRDLLDPSEVSWETEGQTPFGEMVARMGRQRQASVHADPTTENVLDRWVNMLLSLPGKFPYATHAEIVWCVQKIGTAVMRDLTIAQGKSFGAWWVTKCWLDEMIAFMAEQGGFMQRETIQSVIGNMPRNPAASRRNSQQEGRYSGGNDEFAGRGVNGERSVSGPRPMDLAREAAMNAAAGHDDSGIGMRTPDDEFSMGKYGFGQDDGHASMESNSLHAISQGGMS